One Sphingomicrobium sp. XHP0239 DNA segment encodes these proteins:
- a CDS encoding glutamate--cysteine ligase produces the protein MTTRTDLSESPTIESRDDLIAVFSGGEKPKDDWRIGTEHEKFVYRTDDHRAPSWEEEGGIRDLLTALTEFGWQPVIENGKIIALMGEDGTISLEPSGQFELSGAPLEHLHQTCNEAGRHLQQCKAVGEKLGVGFLGLGMWPDKARSDLSWMPKARYGIMRNYMPRVGSLGLDMMLRTCTIQVNLDYASEADMVKKFRVGLALQPVATALFANSPFTEGKPNGFLSFRSHIWTDTDADRTGMLPFVFEEGFGYERWCDYALDVPMYFVFRDGVYHDVAGQSFRDFLNGELPGLEGELPTRADWTDHLSTIFPEVRLKSFLEMRGADGGPWNRICALPALWVGLLYDQGALDAAWDRVKDWTLEEREAFRNDVAKHGLRTRVPGGGTIQELGEQVVDIAAGGLSARGRLGQSGDNETGFLDPLREILARKASPADQMLEAYHGRWNGSVAPVYDEQSF, from the coding sequence ATGACTACGCGCACCGACCTTTCCGAGAGCCCCACCATCGAGAGCCGCGACGATCTGATCGCAGTCTTTTCGGGCGGGGAGAAGCCCAAGGACGACTGGCGTATCGGGACCGAGCACGAGAAATTCGTCTATCGCACCGACGACCACCGCGCGCCGAGTTGGGAGGAGGAAGGCGGCATCCGCGACCTCCTGACCGCGCTCACCGAATTCGGATGGCAGCCCGTTATCGAGAATGGGAAGATCATCGCGCTGATGGGCGAGGACGGCACCATCAGCCTCGAACCCTCGGGACAGTTCGAACTGTCGGGTGCGCCGCTCGAGCATCTTCACCAGACCTGCAACGAGGCGGGGCGGCACCTGCAGCAATGCAAGGCGGTCGGCGAAAAGCTGGGCGTCGGATTCCTCGGGCTAGGCATGTGGCCCGACAAGGCGCGAAGCGACCTCAGCTGGATGCCCAAGGCGCGCTACGGAATCATGCGCAACTACATGCCGCGGGTCGGCAGTCTCGGGCTCGACATGATGCTGCGCACCTGCACGATCCAGGTGAACCTCGACTATGCGTCCGAAGCCGACATGGTGAAGAAATTCCGCGTCGGCCTTGCGCTGCAGCCGGTGGCGACCGCGCTGTTCGCCAATTCCCCCTTCACGGAGGGCAAGCCCAATGGCTTCCTTTCCTTCCGCAGTCACATCTGGACCGACACCGATGCCGACCGCACCGGCATGCTGCCTTTCGTGTTCGAAGAGGGGTTCGGCTACGAACGCTGGTGCGACTATGCGCTCGACGTGCCGATGTATTTCGTCTTCCGCGACGGCGTCTATCACGATGTCGCGGGCCAGAGTTTCCGCGATTTCCTGAACGGCGAGCTACCGGGGCTGGAAGGCGAGCTGCCGACGCGGGCGGACTGGACCGACCATCTGTCGACAATCTTCCCCGAGGTGCGCCTCAAGAGCTTCCTCGAGATGCGCGGTGCCGACGGTGGACCGTGGAACCGCATCTGCGCGCTTCCTGCTCTATGGGTCGGGCTGCTCTACGACCAAGGCGCGCTCGACGCGGCGTGGGACCGGGTGAAGGACTGGACGCTCGAAGAACGGGAAGCCTTCCGCAACGACGTGGCGAAGCACGGTCTGCGCACCCGGGTTCCGGGGGGCGGCACGATCCAGGAACTGGGCGAACAGGTGGTCGACATCGCGGCGGGCGGCCTGTCGGCGCGGGGTAGGCTCGGCCAGTCGGGCGACAATGAAACCGGCTTCCTCGATCCGCTGCGCGAGATCCTCGCTCGCAAGGCCTCGCCCGCCGACCAGATGCTGGAAGCCTATCACGGTCGATGGAACGGATCGGTCGCGCCAGTGTATGACGAACAGAGTTTCTAG
- the pip gene encoding prolyl aminopeptidase has protein sequence MTDRRTLYDTPEPYESGMFDVSDGHSLYYERVGTKGAKPAVFLHGGPGGGFGEAHRGQWNPDKYDVVLFEQRGCGRSTPQYSLEDNTTQKLIEDIEKLRDHHGADKWQVFGGSWGSTLSLAYAEAHPDRVSELILRGIFLSEDYEYKWLFEYGASEIYPEEYERFLSVLPEGERDDPINAFNRILTGDDEDRKLEAAKHWSRWEAVTVTVLPDEKVMSHMQDAHQALAMARIETHYMRHGCFLDDGQLIANVDRIRDIPGVIVQGRHDSCTPPRSAWRLKQAWPEVDLQIVDDGGHNYAEPGILDGLIRATDRFAE, from the coding sequence ATGACCGACCGCCGAACGCTTTACGACACGCCCGAACCCTACGAGAGCGGCATGTTCGACGTGTCGGACGGCCACTCGCTCTATTACGAGCGCGTCGGCACGAAGGGAGCGAAGCCGGCGGTCTTCCTGCATGGCGGTCCGGGCGGCGGTTTCGGAGAGGCCCATCGCGGTCAGTGGAATCCGGACAAGTACGATGTCGTTCTGTTCGAACAGCGCGGCTGCGGGCGCTCGACCCCACAATACAGCCTCGAAGACAATACGACGCAGAAGCTGATCGAGGATATCGAGAAGCTGCGCGACCATCATGGCGCCGACAAATGGCAGGTGTTCGGGGGAAGCTGGGGCTCGACCCTAAGCCTCGCCTATGCCGAGGCGCATCCCGACCGCGTCAGCGAACTGATCCTGCGCGGCATCTTCCTGTCCGAAGACTACGAATACAAATGGCTGTTCGAATATGGCGCCAGCGAAATCTATCCGGAAGAATATGAGCGGTTCCTCTCGGTCCTTCCCGAAGGGGAGCGCGACGATCCGATCAACGCCTTCAACCGCATCCTGACCGGTGACGACGAAGACAGGAAGCTGGAAGCCGCGAAGCACTGGTCGCGCTGGGAAGCGGTGACCGTCACCGTGCTGCCCGACGAAAAGGTGATGAGCCATATGCAGGACGCGCATCAGGCGCTGGCCATGGCCCGCATCGAAACCCATTACATGCGCCACGGCTGCTTCCTCGACGACGGTCAGCTGATCGCGAACGTCGATCGCATCCGCGACATTCCGGGCGTCATCGTCCAGGGCCGGCACGACAGTTGCACCCCGCCGCGCTCGGCCTGGCGACTGAAGCAGGCATGGCCCGAGGTCGACCTGCAGATCGTCGACGACGGCGGACACAATTACGCCGAGCCCGGGATCCTAGACGGCCTGATCCGCGCCACCGACCGGTTCGCAGAATGA
- the ligD gene encoding DNA ligase D, with translation MSFRKPQLATLADAVPTRGEWLYEYKYDGYRLLLDTGAGKAWTRNGKDWSDRFAMLLEAAENQYPKDCLIDGEAVVLGKDGKPDFGALQRAVKDEGAKGVSFFAFDLIVDAGEDVTALPNRERKDRLAKLMSKAKAPLFYADHVEGAGEAMLDRVCGEGGEGIIAKQSGAPYRHKRSRAWLKIKCVNRQEFVIVGWVESDKRARPFRSLLLAVNEGGELRYAGKVGTGFTHDMMVELKAKLERIERKTPPADVPKSDAKGAHWVTPKLVAEIAFAEFTSSGTLRHPSYLGLRADKPAATVKREVALPTAETVGVKISSADRCIFPEAGVTKGQLADYYAAIAPLLLDQVGKRPVTLVRCPQGRAKQCFFQKHGPEALGDAVHGIAIEDTKGKAEDYLWVEDAKGLVQCAQMGTIEFHGWGSSNEALEMPDRLVFDLDPDEGLDFATVRDAATHVRDVLKKMGLDSWPLLTGGKGVHVVAPLDRSADWEAVKSFAERFARALAQDSPDRFTANIRKNKRGGKIFLDWLRNQRGATAVMPYSARARAGAPVAAPVTWDELAKSASGDRWSVADLEELLRRGDRMKEWGRADQPLPDL, from the coding sequence GTGAGCTTTCGCAAGCCGCAGCTGGCGACGCTGGCCGACGCCGTTCCGACACGCGGCGAGTGGCTCTACGAATATAAGTATGACGGATATCGGCTGTTGCTCGACACGGGAGCGGGCAAGGCGTGGACACGCAACGGCAAGGACTGGAGCGACCGGTTCGCCATGCTGCTCGAGGCCGCCGAGAACCAATACCCTAAGGACTGCCTGATCGACGGCGAGGCGGTCGTTCTGGGGAAGGACGGGAAGCCCGATTTCGGCGCGCTGCAGCGGGCGGTGAAGGACGAGGGGGCGAAGGGGGTGAGCTTCTTCGCCTTCGACCTGATCGTGGACGCGGGCGAGGATGTGACCGCGCTTCCCAATCGCGAGCGGAAAGACCGGCTCGCCAAACTCATGTCGAAGGCAAAGGCGCCGCTCTTCTACGCCGATCATGTCGAGGGCGCGGGCGAGGCGATGCTCGATCGCGTCTGCGGCGAGGGGGGCGAAGGGATCATCGCCAAGCAGAGCGGGGCGCCCTATCGCCACAAGCGCAGCCGCGCCTGGCTCAAGATCAAGTGCGTGAACCGGCAGGAATTCGTCATCGTCGGCTGGGTGGAAAGCGACAAGAGGGCACGGCCGTTCCGCTCGCTCCTGCTGGCAGTGAACGAGGGCGGAGAGCTTCGCTACGCGGGCAAGGTGGGAACGGGTTTCACCCACGACATGATGGTCGAGCTGAAGGCCAAACTCGAACGGATCGAGCGCAAGACACCGCCCGCCGACGTGCCGAAGTCCGATGCGAAAGGGGCGCACTGGGTCACGCCCAAGCTGGTCGCGGAAATCGCCTTTGCCGAGTTCACGTCGTCGGGCACGCTGCGGCATCCCAGCTATCTCGGACTACGCGCCGACAAGCCCGCCGCGACGGTGAAGCGCGAGGTCGCGTTGCCGACCGCCGAGACGGTCGGCGTCAAGATCAGCAGCGCCGACCGCTGCATCTTTCCCGAAGCGGGTGTGACCAAGGGCCAGCTTGCGGACTATTACGCCGCGATCGCGCCGCTGCTGCTCGATCAGGTCGGCAAGCGCCCGGTCACCCTCGTCCGCTGTCCGCAGGGGCGCGCCAAGCAATGCTTCTTCCAGAAACACGGTCCCGAAGCTCTGGGCGATGCGGTCCACGGCATCGCGATCGAGGATACGAAGGGAAAGGCCGAGGACTATCTGTGGGTCGAAGATGCGAAGGGGCTGGTCCAGTGCGCCCAGATGGGCACGATCGAATTTCACGGCTGGGGGAGTTCGAACGAAGCGCTCGAGATGCCCGACCGGCTGGTATTCGATCTCGATCCCGACGAGGGGCTGGACTTCGCTACCGTTCGCGACGCCGCCACTCACGTGCGGGACGTGTTGAAGAAAATGGGATTGGACAGTTGGCCGCTGCTGACGGGCGGCAAAGGCGTGCATGTGGTCGCGCCGCTGGACCGGAGCGCAGACTGGGAGGCGGTCAAGAGTTTCGCCGAACGCTTCGCCCGCGCGCTGGCACAGGACAGTCCCGATCGCTTCACCGCCAACATCCGGAAGAACAAGCGGGGCGGAAAGATCTTCCTCGACTGGCTGCGCAATCAACGCGGCGCGACCGCGGTGATGCCCTATAGCGCCCGCGCGCGGGCAGGGGCGCCGGTGGCGGCGCCGGTGACGTGGGACGAACTGGCGAAGAGCGCGAGCGGCGATCGTTGGAGTGTCGCTGATCTGGAGGAACTCTTGCGGCGGGGAGACCGGATGAAGGAGTGGGGCCGGGCCGACCAGCCGTTGCCGGACCTGTAG
- a CDS encoding Ku protein yields MPARASWKGQIRLALVSIPVELYPATKSGASVSFHQVHEPSGQRVRYEKVVPGIGPVDRDEIVKGYEIDKGEYVLLEPEEIEAVKLESKRTLELIQFVERGEIDAIYFEKPYFVVPEDELAEDAFVVLREALKKSKKVGIGQLAMRGREYVVSVKPCGRGLVLETLRYEDELRKAEGFFREIGDDKPDDDLLELATSLIDKKTAPFDASQFENRYVEALRDLIDAKVKSKGKRQIGDATLDEPPSTGDNVVDLMAALKKSLEADKKNSKKKAAPKKKAS; encoded by the coding sequence ATGCCCGCCCGTGCCAGCTGGAAAGGCCAGATTCGTCTCGCGCTCGTCTCGATCCCCGTCGAACTGTATCCCGCCACCAAGTCGGGGGCGAGCGTCAGCTTCCATCAGGTTCACGAACCTTCGGGACAGCGCGTACGCTACGAAAAGGTCGTGCCGGGCATCGGGCCCGTCGACCGCGACGAAATCGTCAAGGGATACGAGATCGACAAGGGCGAATATGTCCTCCTCGAACCCGAGGAGATCGAGGCGGTGAAGCTGGAGAGCAAGCGGACGCTCGAGCTGATCCAGTTCGTCGAGAGGGGCGAGATCGACGCGATTTATTTCGAAAAGCCCTATTTCGTGGTGCCCGAGGACGAGCTGGCCGAGGATGCCTTCGTCGTGCTGCGCGAGGCATTGAAGAAGTCGAAGAAGGTCGGGATCGGGCAGTTGGCGATGCGCGGCCGCGAATATGTGGTGAGCGTCAAGCCGTGCGGGCGCGGACTGGTGCTGGAAACGCTCCGCTACGAGGACGAATTGCGCAAGGCGGAAGGCTTCTTCCGCGAGATCGGCGACGACAAGCCCGACGACGATCTGCTCGAGCTTGCCACCAGCCTGATCGACAAGAAGACCGCGCCGTTCGATGCCAGCCAGTTCGAGAACCGCTATGTCGAGGCGTTGCGCGATCTCATCGATGCGAAGGTGAAATCGAAGGGCAAGCGGCAGATCGGCGACGCGACACTCGATGAGCCGCCTTCGACGGGGGACAATGTCGTCGACCTTATGGCGGCGCTCAAGAAATCGCTCGAGGCCGACAAGAAGAATTCGAAGAAGAAGGCCGCACCCAAGAAAAAGGCCTCGTGA
- a CDS encoding phosphatase PAP2 family protein, with translation MTERSQKLDEAKRDAGWLERLDLDIVKVTEPYGDHPAIEAIGTASELADQPPLITASLVACGIGLAAKDRRLARTGARMLASHALATGMKTLIKNNFDRPRPDKVEREGEHQVEEGTSEDGEKRSLPSGHSAGAFAVARAVARDYPGASIPAHTLAGTAALVQVPRKAHFLSDVVIGTAIGFAAEAIVSGIFRKLEHERDEDRSPPC, from the coding sequence ATGACAGAGCGCTCCCAGAAACTCGACGAAGCCAAGCGCGATGCCGGGTGGCTCGAACGGCTCGATCTCGACATCGTCAAGGTGACCGAGCCGTACGGCGATCACCCCGCCATCGAGGCGATCGGCACGGCGAGCGAGTTGGCGGACCAACCGCCGCTGATCACCGCCTCGTTGGTGGCCTGCGGCATCGGGCTCGCGGCGAAGGACCGGCGCCTCGCCAGAACCGGAGCACGGATGCTCGCCTCGCACGCGTTGGCGACGGGCATGAAGACGCTCATCAAGAACAATTTCGACCGTCCGCGTCCCGACAAGGTCGAGCGAGAGGGCGAGCATCAGGTCGAGGAGGGCACGAGCGAGGACGGCGAGAAGCGATCGCTTCCTTCGGGTCACAGCGCAGGCGCCTTCGCCGTGGCGAGAGCGGTCGCGCGCGACTATCCGGGTGCCAGCATTCCCGCCCATACCCTCGCCGGAACCGCGGCGCTCGTCCAAGTCCCGCGCAAGGCCCATTTCCTGAGCGACGTCGTCATCGGCACGGCCATCGGATTCGCCGCCGAAGCCATCGTGTCCGGCATTTTCAGAAAGCTCGAACACGAGCGTGACGAGGATCGCTCGCCACCATGTTGA
- a CDS encoding helix-turn-helix transcriptional regulator, which produces MASTGTPSESHRAVERLSDGQKEVLRLVAAHHNSKEIASILDISPHTVDQRVRQSLSILGVSRRQQAARLLAEAEAAPGEDPYQRLIHQSPHMAESLIPAETDEAIGHEIRHAGRAGSSGAEASISERDVEERRFSLPLPFATRDRPHNEMGVAARLGWIVLIAIGASFSAGMYMAGLESLSRFLGG; this is translated from the coding sequence ATGGCCTCCACGGGCACCCCTTCTGAGTCGCACCGCGCGGTCGAGCGGTTGAGCGACGGTCAGAAGGAAGTGCTGCGTCTGGTCGCGGCTCATCACAACTCCAAGGAAATCGCGTCGATTCTCGACATTTCGCCGCACACCGTGGACCAGCGGGTACGCCAGTCGCTGTCGATCCTCGGCGTGTCGCGCCGCCAGCAGGCTGCCCGCCTCCTCGCCGAAGCGGAGGCGGCGCCCGGCGAAGACCCTTATCAACGGCTGATACATCAATCGCCGCACATGGCCGAATCCCTGATTCCCGCCGAAACCGACGAGGCGATCGGCCATGAGATTCGGCACGCCGGTCGCGCAGGGAGTTCCGGCGCCGAGGCGTCCATATCCGAGCGAGATGTCGAGGAACGCCGGTTCTCCCTGCCACTGCCGTTTGCCACGCGGGATCGTCCGCACAACGAAATGGGGGTCGCGGCCCGACTGGGCTGGATCGTCCTGATCGCGATCGGGGCATCGTTCAGCGCAGGCATGTACATGGCCGGCCTCGAAAGCCTCTCGCGTTTTCTGGGCGGCTGA